A region of Pyxidicoccus parkwaysis DNA encodes the following proteins:
- a CDS encoding TonB family protein: MWIPTLVLCVLSATAEVPVTPPVPVEAPPPVLPADVPPPEVPATVLLRITIDTAGEVSHVEVRQSAGVAFDREAMAAAVRWRFQPARRGEESIEVRADVPVTFVPPVHGHHLEPVAAEADGTAAGGEEVAKVEAEAPRASDAPAFATTVRGTSSAPPPVAVSDLHIPVGQLADVPRHSAADLMLLAPGVMLANHGGEGHAETLFIRGFDAGEGKDVELRLNGVPLNEVSHAHGHGYADTYFIIPELVEALRVTEGPFDPSQGDFGVAGSVEYQLGLERRGLTASVSYGSFATRRLALVWGPPESGSATFVGLLLRQGHGFGPNRAHASAGAMAQVELKLGEETRLRLFGTSSGMRFSSAGVVRETDVVDARLPCAPDSDSQFFCLYDANQGGAGQRHILSAELSSRLKRGGRFVQQGYVVLRQTRIRDNFTGFLQDTPPVEEAQRGDNTEGYYQGSTVGLRGRYTPGLTLLGQPMPLELGYEARFDDVHTRSRRLRDSGGAPYTTRFDNRVRTTHLGAHGSLRASPLSWLTLRGGVRLDTFLFGVDDENRPTLDRDGTRIPEESLEAYGFFASPRASAEVRLSPRLSWLTSVGLGARSSDAAALSDAELAPYARVTAAETGLGWKLEGGGRPYTLETRGAFFATRVSQDFVFDEKAGRNQPIGASQRLGAFVSARGTWEEHVDVQASLAWSKATLPLPGASEWKLWEGTVMPYIPQLLGRLDASVRGTASVAGERLGWNVAVGHSAIGPRPLPLGRFSESVLLFDVATRARWKAVEVGLSVENLLDTRWREVELNYVSNFRGPDAPASLLATRHFSAGAPRTFTGTFTLYLDLQGEDTP; encoded by the coding sequence GTGTGGATTCCGACGCTGGTGCTCTGTGTGTTGAGCGCCACGGCCGAAGTGCCCGTGACGCCGCCTGTGCCCGTGGAGGCGCCCCCGCCGGTGTTGCCGGCGGACGTGCCACCTCCGGAGGTGCCGGCCACGGTGCTCCTGCGCATCACCATCGATACGGCGGGAGAGGTGTCACATGTGGAAGTGCGGCAGTCGGCGGGTGTGGCGTTCGACCGGGAGGCCATGGCCGCGGCGGTGCGCTGGAGGTTCCAGCCGGCGCGACGTGGCGAGGAGTCCATCGAGGTGCGGGCCGATGTCCCCGTCACCTTCGTCCCTCCGGTCCACGGACATCACCTGGAGCCCGTGGCCGCCGAGGCGGACGGGACGGCGGCCGGTGGTGAGGAGGTAGCGAAGGTCGAGGCCGAAGCGCCGCGAGCATCCGACGCGCCTGCCTTCGCCACCACCGTGCGTGGCACGTCGAGCGCGCCGCCCCCTGTTGCCGTCAGTGACCTTCACATCCCGGTGGGCCAGCTCGCGGACGTGCCGCGTCACTCGGCGGCGGACCTGATGCTGCTCGCGCCCGGAGTCATGCTGGCCAACCACGGTGGCGAGGGCCACGCGGAGACCCTCTTCATCCGTGGCTTCGACGCCGGAGAAGGCAAGGACGTGGAGCTGCGCCTCAACGGCGTGCCCCTCAACGAGGTCTCCCACGCGCACGGCCACGGCTACGCGGACACGTACTTCATCATCCCGGAGTTGGTGGAGGCGCTGCGCGTCACCGAGGGGCCCTTCGACCCGTCGCAGGGAGACTTCGGCGTGGCGGGCTCGGTGGAGTACCAGCTCGGCCTGGAGCGCCGGGGCCTCACCGCCTCCGTTTCATATGGCAGCTTCGCCACGCGCCGGCTCGCGCTGGTGTGGGGCCCGCCCGAGTCCGGCAGCGCGACTTTCGTGGGACTGCTGCTGCGCCAGGGCCACGGCTTCGGCCCGAACCGCGCGCACGCCAGCGCGGGCGCCATGGCACAGGTGGAGTTGAAGCTCGGAGAAGAGACGCGGCTGCGCCTGTTCGGTACCAGCTCCGGCATGCGCTTCTCCTCGGCGGGCGTGGTGCGGGAGACGGACGTGGTGGACGCGCGGCTGCCGTGTGCTCCGGACTCGGACTCGCAGTTCTTCTGTCTCTATGACGCCAACCAGGGCGGCGCGGGCCAGCGCCACATCCTCTCCGCCGAGCTGAGCTCCCGCCTGAAACGCGGAGGTCGCTTCGTGCAGCAGGGCTACGTCGTCCTCCGTCAGACGCGCATCCGCGACAACTTCACCGGCTTCCTCCAGGACACGCCGCCCGTCGAAGAGGCCCAGCGAGGAGACAACACCGAGGGCTATTACCAGGGCTCCACCGTCGGGCTGCGAGGCCGCTACACGCCGGGACTCACGCTGCTCGGGCAGCCCATGCCGCTGGAGCTGGGCTACGAGGCCCGCTTCGATGACGTGCACACGCGCTCGCGGCGCCTGCGGGACAGCGGCGGCGCGCCGTACACCACGCGCTTCGACAACCGGGTGCGCACCACCCATCTCGGGGCCCATGGCTCGCTGCGGGCCTCGCCGCTGTCCTGGCTCACCCTGCGCGGCGGCGTGCGGCTGGATACCTTCCTCTTCGGCGTGGACGACGAGAACCGTCCCACGTTGGACCGCGACGGCACGCGCATTCCCGAGGAGTCGCTGGAGGCCTACGGCTTCTTCGCCAGCCCACGAGCCTCCGCCGAGGTGCGCCTGTCCCCGCGCCTGAGCTGGCTCACCAGCGTGGGGCTCGGAGCACGCTCCAGTGACGCGGCCGCCCTGTCCGACGCGGAGTTGGCGCCCTACGCGCGAGTCACCGCCGCCGAGACGGGCCTGGGCTGGAAGCTGGAGGGAGGAGGCCGCCCGTACACCCTGGAGACGCGCGGCGCCTTCTTCGCCACGCGCGTGTCGCAGGACTTCGTCTTCGACGAGAAGGCGGGCCGCAATCAGCCCATTGGCGCGTCGCAGCGCCTGGGCGCCTTCGTCTCCGCGCGGGGCACCTGGGAGGAGCACGTGGACGTGCAGGCCTCGCTCGCCTGGTCGAAGGCGACGTTGCCCCTGCCAGGAGCCTCGGAGTGGAAGCTGTGGGAGGGCACGGTGATGCCATACATCCCGCAGCTCCTCGGGCGGTTGGATGCGTCCGTGCGGGGCACTGCCTCCGTGGCGGGAGAGCGACTGGGGTGGAACGTGGCGGTGGGGCACAGCGCCATCGGTCCCCGGCCGCTCCCGTTGGGGCGCTTCAGCGAGTCTGTCCTCCTCTTCGACGTGGCCACGCGTGCGAGGTGGAAGGCCGTCGAGGTGGGCCTCTCGGTGGAGAACCTGCTCGACACGCGCTGGCGGGAGGTGGAGCTCAACTACGTCTCCAACTTCCGGGGACCGGATGCACCCGCGTCGCTGCTGGCCACGCGCCACTTCTCCGCGGGAGCGCCACGCACCTTCACGGGCACCTTCACGCTGTATCTGGACCTCCAGGGGGAGGACACGCCATGA
- a CDS encoding NAD-dependent epimerase/dehydratase family protein, producing MNVRVLVTGATGFLGAWVTRAFIQAGHRVRILVRATSPREALKALPLEEAEGDVLERSAIARALKDVDAVVHCAGLVALRARDREALFRVNVDGSRHVLEAARARRLRVLFTSTVGTVGSTAEPVARDERAWADARVGGSAYVESKRAGEQVALALAAEGADVVVLNPGNALGPGDARLTGTRFVSHYLQGTLRFYLHGGMSFCDVRDVAAAYVSALERGRSGERYLLAGVNLSYGQLFSELWRLTGLHRPWPLPWPAALGMALTSEMASAFFEHPLEDLNLSVVGAGQRFTFADVGKAVRELGYRVRDFRATLTDTLVDHLSRGPPRTMTPRLRALLARHASS from the coding sequence ATGAACGTGCGAGTCCTCGTCACCGGCGCCACCGGGTTCCTCGGGGCCTGGGTCACCCGGGCGTTCATCCAGGCGGGACATCGCGTGCGGATTCTCGTCCGTGCCACGAGCCCGCGTGAGGCCCTGAAGGCCCTGCCTCTGGAAGAGGCAGAAGGTGATGTCCTGGAGCGGAGTGCCATTGCTCGGGCCTTGAAGGACGTGGATGCCGTCGTGCACTGCGCCGGTCTCGTGGCGTTGCGCGCGAGAGACCGTGAAGCCCTGTTCCGCGTCAATGTGGATGGCAGTCGCCACGTATTGGAAGCGGCCCGAGCCCGGCGCCTGCGGGTGCTGTTCACCTCCACGGTGGGCACCGTGGGGTCGACGGCGGAGCCCGTTGCTCGCGATGAGCGGGCGTGGGCGGATGCGCGCGTGGGAGGCTCGGCCTACGTCGAGTCGAAGCGCGCCGGAGAGCAAGTGGCGCTGGCCCTGGCGGCCGAGGGCGCGGATGTCGTCGTGCTCAACCCGGGCAATGCGCTGGGGCCGGGTGACGCGCGCCTGACGGGCACCCGCTTCGTGTCGCACTACCTTCAGGGCACGCTGCGCTTCTACCTGCACGGGGGCATGTCCTTCTGTGACGTGCGCGATGTCGCCGCCGCATACGTCTCCGCCCTGGAGCGGGGCCGCTCGGGAGAGCGCTATCTGCTGGCGGGAGTCAACCTCAGCTATGGCCAGCTCTTCTCCGAGCTGTGGCGACTCACGGGCCTCCACCGGCCCTGGCCACTTCCCTGGCCCGCCGCACTCGGGATGGCGTTGACGTCCGAGATGGCCTCCGCCTTCTTCGAGCACCCGCTGGAGGACCTGAACCTCTCCGTCGTCGGGGCCGGGCAGCGCTTCACCTTCGCGGACGTGGGCAAGGCCGTCCGCGAGCTGGGCTACCGCGTGCGGGACTTCCGCGCCACGTTGACCGACACGCTCGTGGACCACCTGTCCCGCGGCCCACCGCGCACGATGACGCCCCGCCTTCGCGCGCTCCTGGCACGGCACGCGTCCTCCTGA
- a CDS encoding polyprenyl synthetase family protein — MSTPEAAQVREKLAEYGAAAREGMRHYLRGRSSDHAFQELVADYPERGGRSLRASLCIATARAFGAPTAEALNSAVSLELLHNAFLVHDDVEDESEQRRGRPTLHRGHGTPLAVHAGDALSALSLQPLLDNVGTLGTRLALRVLQEAERMTRESVEGQTLELWWRQHNVMELHEGDYLRMVLKKTCWYTTIHPLRVGALIGTRDRVDLDRYLRFGFFVGAAFQIQDDLLNLEGDEASYGKELAGDLLEGKRTLMLLHFFHAQNPEGRVRLSRLLSQPRAERREEELRWVRDGMDTHGSITFARQVAHGLAGAARHEFSRAYGDLRDSPDKRFLEALPSWVLERA, encoded by the coding sequence ATGAGCACACCCGAGGCGGCCCAGGTGCGGGAGAAGCTCGCGGAGTATGGGGCGGCGGCGAGGGAGGGGATGCGGCACTACCTGCGGGGCAGGTCCTCGGACCATGCCTTCCAGGAGCTGGTCGCGGACTATCCCGAGCGCGGAGGCCGCTCGCTGCGAGCGAGCCTGTGCATCGCCACCGCGCGCGCATTCGGCGCGCCGACGGCGGAGGCGCTGAACTCGGCGGTGTCGCTGGAGCTGCTCCACAATGCCTTCCTGGTACACGACGACGTGGAGGATGAGAGCGAGCAGCGTCGAGGCCGCCCCACGCTGCACCGGGGGCACGGCACTCCGCTGGCCGTGCACGCGGGGGACGCCCTGTCCGCGCTGAGCCTCCAGCCGCTGCTGGACAACGTGGGCACGCTGGGCACGCGGCTCGCACTGCGGGTGCTGCAGGAGGCCGAGCGGATGACCCGCGAGTCCGTGGAGGGACAGACGCTGGAGCTCTGGTGGCGGCAGCACAACGTCATGGAGCTGCACGAGGGTGACTACCTGCGGATGGTGCTGAAGAAGACGTGCTGGTACACGACCATCCATCCCCTGAGGGTGGGCGCGCTCATCGGCACCCGGGACAGGGTGGACCTGGACCGGTACCTGCGCTTCGGCTTCTTCGTGGGCGCGGCGTTCCAGATTCAGGATGACCTGCTGAACCTGGAGGGTGACGAGGCGAGCTACGGCAAGGAGCTGGCCGGAGACCTGCTGGAGGGAAAGCGCACGTTGATGCTGCTCCACTTCTTCCACGCACAAAACCCTGAGGGGCGCGTCCGGCTGTCACGCCTGCTGAGCCAGCCCCGGGCGGAGCGGCGGGAGGAGGAGCTCCGCTGGGTGCGCGACGGCATGGACACCCACGGCTCCATCACCTTCGCGCGACAGGTGGCCCACGGGCTCGCCGGGGCCGCGCGGCACGAGTTCTCGCGCGCGTACGGCGACCTGCGGGACTCACCCGACAAGCGCTTCCTGGAGGCCCTCCCCTCCTGGGTGTTGGAGCGGGCCTGA
- a CDS encoding FAD-dependent oxidoreductase, with amino-acid sequence MTRGRPIEVAIIGGGCAGVTAAFELTRPEHEGRYHVTVYQLGWRLGGKGASGRGPADRIQEHGLHLWMGFYENAFQLMRECYAELKRDPATCPIADWRDAFTPDPFNGVADFSPSGRWLPWKVHLPPFEGLPGEPGVTLPRWTVGEYLARTLELLRTLLSAIQEPGARPATSGTEAPASAPGVGSPEALLESMARLLKLGGFATLAAVVEALNLLEVALGTLRRYPMELLLRFHDAVASALRGLLEQRVAADDELRRLWEIADLVLAVVRGALRFRLVTDPRGFDAIDDYDCREWLRLNGASERSINSAFIRALYDLAFAYEDGDARRPRIAAGQALRGALRAFFTYRGAFFWKMRSGMGDIVFAPFYEVLKRRGASFAFFHRLESVRLSAGPRAHVEALEFDVQADVAGGGEYQPLVDVRGLPCWPAAPDWSQLVDGERLQREEWKFESAWDTRKAGTRVLRVGQDFDLAVLAVGGGAVRHVCGELVEKDPRWRAMVERVKTVPTQAFQVWLGAGMRELGWHDGPINLSGFVKPFDTWADMTHLASEESWRRPPRAIAYFCSVLPDVPEAERQRPAFPDEQHERVRRNAVRFLQRDLFHLWPRCQDAVGGFRWELLMDPAAPTEAPRQGEARFDSQYWTANVSPTERYTLSLPGSLRFRISPLDNTYDNLTVAGDWTDSGFNEGCVEAAVMSGRLAAHALSGVPRLEEIVGFDHP; translated from the coding sequence ATGACACGCGGAAGGCCAATCGAGGTCGCCATCATCGGGGGAGGCTGCGCGGGCGTCACTGCCGCCTTCGAGCTGACCCGCCCCGAGCACGAGGGGCGCTATCACGTCACGGTGTACCAGCTCGGCTGGAGGCTGGGAGGCAAGGGCGCGTCGGGCCGGGGCCCGGCGGACCGCATCCAGGAGCATGGCCTGCACCTGTGGATGGGCTTCTACGAGAACGCGTTCCAGCTGATGCGCGAGTGCTACGCGGAGCTGAAGCGCGACCCGGCCACCTGTCCCATCGCGGACTGGCGAGATGCCTTCACGCCGGACCCGTTCAACGGCGTCGCGGACTTCTCCCCGAGCGGACGGTGGCTGCCGTGGAAGGTGCATCTGCCTCCCTTCGAGGGACTGCCCGGAGAGCCCGGCGTGACGCTCCCGCGCTGGACGGTGGGCGAGTACCTCGCGCGCACGCTGGAGCTGCTGCGCACGCTGCTCTCCGCCATCCAGGAGCCCGGAGCCCGGCCGGCCACATCCGGCACGGAGGCACCCGCGAGCGCGCCGGGCGTGGGCAGTCCGGAGGCCCTGCTCGAATCCATGGCGCGCCTGCTGAAGCTGGGCGGGTTCGCCACGCTGGCCGCGGTGGTGGAGGCGCTGAACCTCCTGGAGGTCGCGCTCGGGACGCTGCGCCGCTATCCCATGGAGCTGCTGCTGCGCTTCCACGACGCGGTGGCGTCAGCGCTGCGCGGGCTGTTGGAGCAGCGGGTGGCGGCCGACGACGAGCTGCGCCGGCTCTGGGAAATCGCGGACCTGGTGCTCGCGGTGGTGCGCGGCGCGCTGCGCTTCCGGCTGGTGACGGACCCGCGCGGCTTCGACGCCATCGACGACTACGACTGCCGCGAGTGGCTGCGGCTCAACGGCGCCTCGGAGCGCTCCATCAACAGCGCCTTCATCCGAGCGCTGTATGATCTGGCCTTCGCCTACGAGGACGGCGACGCGCGAAGGCCCCGCATCGCCGCCGGGCAGGCCCTGCGCGGAGCCCTGCGGGCGTTCTTCACGTACCGCGGCGCCTTCTTCTGGAAGATGCGCTCGGGCATGGGAGACATCGTCTTCGCGCCCTTCTACGAGGTGCTGAAGCGCCGGGGCGCGAGCTTCGCGTTCTTCCACCGCCTGGAGTCCGTGCGGCTGTCGGCCGGACCGCGCGCCCACGTGGAGGCACTGGAGTTCGACGTGCAGGCGGACGTGGCGGGAGGTGGCGAGTACCAGCCTTTGGTGGACGTGCGCGGCCTGCCCTGCTGGCCCGCGGCACCGGACTGGAGCCAGCTCGTCGATGGCGAGCGACTCCAGCGAGAGGAGTGGAAGTTCGAGTCCGCGTGGGACACGCGCAAGGCGGGCACGCGCGTGCTGCGGGTGGGCCAGGACTTCGACCTGGCGGTGCTCGCGGTGGGCGGAGGCGCCGTGCGCCACGTCTGCGGGGAGCTGGTGGAGAAAGACCCGCGCTGGCGCGCCATGGTGGAGCGCGTGAAGACGGTGCCCACGCAGGCGTTCCAGGTGTGGCTCGGCGCGGGCATGCGGGAGCTGGGCTGGCACGACGGCCCCATCAACCTCTCCGGCTTCGTGAAGCCCTTCGACACCTGGGCGGACATGACGCACCTGGCTTCGGAAGAGAGCTGGCGCCGGCCGCCGCGCGCCATCGCCTACTTCTGCAGCGTGCTGCCCGACGTGCCCGAGGCGGAGCGGCAGCGCCCGGCCTTCCCGGACGAGCAGCACGAGCGCGTCCGCCGCAACGCCGTGCGCTTCCTCCAGCGCGACCTCTTCCACCTGTGGCCGCGGTGCCAGGATGCCGTCGGCGGCTTCCGGTGGGAGCTGCTGATGGACCCGGCCGCGCCCACGGAAGCCCCCCGCCAGGGCGAGGCCCGCTTCGACTCCCAGTACTGGACCGCCAACGTGAGTCCCACGGAGCGCTACACCCTGTCGCTGCCCGGGAGCCTGCGGTTCCGAATCTCCCCGCTCGACAACACCTACGACAACCTCACCGTCGCCGGAGACTGGACGGACTCCGGCTTCAACGAGGGCTGCGTGGAGGCCGCGGTGATGTCGGGCCGGCTGGCGGCGCACGCCCTCTCCGGCGTGCCCCGGCTCGAGGAAATCGTCGGCTTCGACCATCCGTGA
- a CDS encoding saccharopine dehydrogenase family protein: MAPSTPLLLYGATGYTGGLLARTAREHGLRPVLGGRDGPRLARLASEWGLEYRVASLEGEDLDAALHGMHAVLHAAGPFSSTSLPMVEACLRAGVHYLDLSGEVSAIEAVRAHDARARGRGVMLLCGVGFDVVPSDCLALGLARQLPGARRLVLGISGLELISRGSLRTVSEGAGQAVLIRQGGQVVGIPPGSRMRELDFGAGPRPCVALSWGDVATAHASTGIPDIEVYCEAIPALRMLLLANRSLGGLLSTPLGRLWMDLQARAFPPGPTEEQRAGRQAVIVAEVEDGAGRRLRGRLRTPEVYGFSCTTAWALAKRVLAGDLEAGFQTPARVYGPELVLSFPGVVRDFP; encoded by the coding sequence ATGGCACCATCCACGCCCTTGCTGCTCTACGGAGCCACCGGGTACACGGGCGGGCTGCTCGCACGGACCGCGCGTGAGCACGGGCTGCGTCCGGTGCTGGGAGGCAGGGACGGCCCCCGGCTCGCGCGCCTGGCCTCGGAGTGGGGATTGGAATACCGGGTGGCGAGCCTGGAGGGCGAAGACCTGGACGCGGCCCTGCACGGCATGCACGCCGTGCTGCACGCGGCGGGTCCCTTCTCCAGCACGTCCCTTCCCATGGTGGAGGCCTGCCTGCGCGCGGGCGTCCACTACCTCGACCTCAGCGGTGAGGTGAGCGCCATCGAGGCCGTGCGGGCACACGACGCGCGGGCTCGCGGGCGAGGGGTGATGCTCCTGTGCGGCGTGGGCTTCGACGTGGTGCCCTCGGACTGTCTCGCGCTGGGGCTGGCGCGCCAGCTTCCGGGAGCCCGCCGGCTGGTGCTGGGCATCTCCGGGCTGGAGCTCATCTCGCGCGGCTCGCTGCGCACAGTCTCGGAAGGCGCCGGGCAGGCCGTCCTCATCCGCCAGGGGGGGCAGGTGGTGGGCATTCCCCCGGGCTCCCGGATGCGGGAGCTGGACTTCGGCGCCGGCCCCCGGCCCTGCGTGGCCCTGAGCTGGGGCGACGTCGCCACGGCCCATGCGTCCACCGGCATCCCGGACATCGAGGTGTATTGCGAAGCCATTCCCGCGCTGCGGATGTTGCTGCTGGCGAACCGCTCGCTGGGTGGCCTGCTGTCCACGCCGCTGGGGCGGCTGTGGATGGACTTGCAGGCGCGTGCCTTTCCCCCCGGCCCCACGGAGGAACAGCGCGCGGGGCGCCAGGCCGTCATCGTGGCCGAGGTGGAGGACGGCGCGGGCCGGCGCCTCCGCGGCCGCCTGCGCACGCCGGAAGTCTATGGCTTCTCCTGCACCACGGCCTGGGCCCTCGCGAAGCGGGTGCTCGCGGGAGACCTGGAGGCGGGCTTCCAGACTCCCGCCCGCGTGTATGGGCCGGAGCTCGTGCTCTCCTTCCCGGGGGTGGTACGGGATTTCCCCTGA